A region of Desulfovibrio sp. TomC DNA encodes the following proteins:
- a CDS encoding chorismate-binding protein, whose protein sequence is MKGDAWFAGAGPAGDAATRDWPRTFAAPVWSGLAHSLKEVLPLLRAALAEQERGRWLVLALAYEAAPAFDACLPVHAPTGEPLAFAAAYDAPLPAKPLTQAGPPTAAPWTPGLCREAYDRAIAAIQRHIVLGECYQVNYTFPLESRLAGDRDAWFAALAARQQAALCCRLDLGEQSLLSFSPELFFKRQGEQVTVRPMKGTLARGVTPESDAGQAAALAACPKNQAENRMITDLVRNDLGRIARPGSVVVSDRFAVEPLGAAWQMTTTVTAAVPRSLDLITVLAALFPCGSITGAPKRSAMDAIRRLEPFPRGFYTGAIGWVAPDGECLFNVAIRTVTLRHADGRCRFGVGGGITHDSRPAEEYAECRTKARFLTDPPPDFALLETLRLDNGRYSFLAEHRARLAASARTLGFPLDDRAIDAALARAEQEAAGQCRRVRLLLAACGQATTESFPLPGRLTRPARLGLCPDPVAANDPTLFHKTTRRERYDHALAARPDCDDVLLVNTRGEVTESCRATVVVRLGCRLLTPALSCGLLPGVYRARLLARGVLTEAILTPDDLARAEGLWLVNSLRLWTPAVLVRPVAALS, encoded by the coding sequence ATGAAGGGCGATGCCTGGTTTGCCGGGGCCGGCCCGGCCGGCGACGCCGCCACCCGGGATTGGCCCCGGACCTTTGCCGCCCCGGTCTGGAGCGGCCTGGCCCACAGCCTGAAAGAGGTCCTGCCGCTTCTTCGGGCCGCCCTGGCCGAGCAGGAGCGCGGCCGTTGGCTGGTGCTGGCCCTGGCCTACGAAGCGGCTCCGGCCTTTGACGCCTGCCTCCCGGTCCATGCCCCGACCGGGGAGCCGCTCGCCTTTGCCGCCGCCTACGACGCCCCCTTGCCGGCCAAGCCCCTGACCCAGGCCGGCCCGCCCACTGCCGCGCCCTGGACCCCTGGCCTGTGCCGCGAGGCCTACGACCGGGCCATCGCCGCCATCCAGCGGCACATCGTCCTTGGCGAGTGCTATCAGGTCAATTACACCTTTCCCCTGGAAAGCCGCTTGGCCGGCGACCGGGACGCCTGGTTTGCCGCCCTGGCCGCCCGGCAGCAGGCTGCCCTGTGCTGCCGCCTGGATCTGGGCGAACAGTCGTTGCTGTCGTTTTCGCCGGAGCTTTTTTTCAAGCGCCAGGGCGAACAGGTTACCGTTCGGCCCATGAAAGGCACCCTGGCCCGCGGCGTCACGCCCGAATCTGACGCCGGACAGGCCGCCGCCCTGGCCGCCTGTCCGAAAAACCAGGCGGAAAACCGCATGATCACCGATCTCGTGCGAAACGACCTGGGCCGCATCGCCCGGCCGGGCAGCGTGGTCGTCAGCGACCGCTTTGCCGTGGAGCCCCTGGGCGCAGCCTGGCAGATGACCACAACCGTCACAGCCGCCGTGCCCCGCAGCCTGGACCTTATCACCGTCCTGGCCGCCCTTTTCCCCTGCGGCTCCATCACCGGCGCGCCCAAGCGCAGCGCCATGGACGCCATCCGCCGCCTCGAACCATTTCCCCGGGGCTTTTACACCGGAGCCATCGGCTGGGTGGCCCCGGACGGCGAGTGCCTGTTTAACGTGGCCATCCGCACCGTCACCCTGCGTCACGCCGACGGCCGTTGCCGCTTTGGCGTCGGCGGCGGCATCACCCATGATTCCCGCCCTGCCGAGGAATACGCCGAATGCCGGACAAAGGCCCGGTTTCTGACCGACCCGCCGCCCGATTTCGCTCTGCTGGAGACGCTTCGCCTGGACAACGGCCGTTATTCATTTCTGGCGGAACACCGCGCCCGGCTGGCTGCCTCGGCCCGGACCCTGGGCTTTCCCCTGGACGACCGGGCCATCGACGCCGCCCTGGCCCGGGCCGAGCAGGAGGCGGCCGGCCAGTGCCGCCGGGTGCGCCTGCTCCTGGCCGCCTGCGGCCAGGCGACAACCGAGTCCTTCCCCCTGCCGGGCAGGCTCACCCGACCGGCCCGGCTCGGCCTGTGCCCCGATCCGGTCGCCGCCAACGACCCGACCCTTTTTCACAAAACCACCCGGCGGGAGCGCTACGACCACGCCCTGGCCGCCCGCCCGGATTGCGACGACGTGCTCCTGGTCAACACCAGGGGTGAGGTTACGGAAAGCTGCCGGGCCACGGTAGTGGTCCGCCTTGGCTGCCGCCTGCTCACCCCGGCCCTGTCCTGCGGCCTGCTTCCCGGCGTCTACCGGGCGCGGCTGCTGGCCCGGGGCGTCCTTACCGAGGCGATTCTCACCCCGGACGATCTGGCCCGGGCCGAGGGGCTGTGGCTGGTCAATTCCCTGCGCCTGTGGACCCCGGCCGTCCTGGTCCGGCCCGTGGCCGCTTTGTCCTGA
- the dxr gene encoding 1-deoxy-D-xylulose-5-phosphate reductoisomerase, with product MTPIPVDHPIAPTSASGADGAGYISALTVADTGRRRRLALLGATGSIGVSTLKVAAEHPDAYEVFALAGATNVRLLAEQASAFRPAVLAVLTEERAKALAALLPAGYSPDILVGPPGYAAMAAMPEVDLVVSAIVGAAGLTPTLAAVAAGKVVALANKESLVLAGDLIRTAAAGSGAVILPVDSEHNALFQALGGAGLPDLPLVERLVLTASGGPFRCADRECLEAVTPAMALNHPNWSMGPKISVDSATLMNKGLEVIEACRLYGLPVAQVDVVVHPQSIVHSLAQLHDGSLLAHLGPPDMRVAIAYCLGYPRRRSLSVPRVDLVALASLTFEAPREDDFPCLGLARQALAGGPSHTVALNAANEVAVDLFLKGRLRFMDIPAAIAEALSAHAGQPLADAAAVMDLDVQVRREVTDWARTRQ from the coding sequence ATGACCCCGATTCCAGTCGATCATCCGATCGCCCCGACCAGCGCTTCCGGCGCTGACGGGGCCGGCTATATTTCCGCTTTGACCGTCGCCGATACCGGCCGCCGTCGTCGACTGGCCCTGCTTGGAGCCACCGGGTCCATCGGGGTGAGCACGCTTAAGGTCGCGGCCGAGCATCCCGACGCCTACGAGGTTTTCGCCCTGGCCGGCGCGACCAATGTCCGGCTTCTGGCCGAACAGGCCAGCGCCTTTCGCCCGGCCGTCCTGGCCGTCCTCACCGAGGAGCGGGCCAAGGCCCTGGCCGCACTGCTCCCGGCCGGCTACTCCCCCGACATCCTGGTCGGACCGCCGGGCTACGCCGCCATGGCCGCCATGCCCGAAGTCGATCTGGTCGTCTCGGCCATCGTGGGCGCGGCCGGACTGACGCCGACCCTGGCCGCCGTGGCCGCCGGCAAGGTCGTGGCCCTGGCCAACAAGGAATCCCTGGTCCTGGCCGGCGATCTCATCCGCACCGCCGCTGCCGGCTCCGGAGCCGTGATTTTACCGGTCGATTCTGAACACAATGCCCTTTTCCAGGCCTTGGGCGGCGCAGGACTGCCCGATCTGCCCCTGGTCGAACGGCTGGTGTTGACCGCTTCGGGCGGGCCGTTTCGCTGTGCCGACCGGGAGTGCCTGGAAGCCGTGACCCCGGCCATGGCGCTTAATCACCCCAACTGGTCCATGGGGCCTAAAATCAGCGTGGATTCGGCCACCCTCATGAACAAGGGCCTGGAAGTCATCGAGGCCTGCCGCCTCTACGGCCTGCCCGTGGCCCAGGTGGACGTGGTGGTCCATCCCCAGAGCATCGTCCATTCCCTGGCCCAGCTCCACGACGGATCGCTTTTGGCCCATCTTGGCCCCCCGGACATGCGCGTGGCCATTGCCTACTGCCTGGGCTATCCCCGGCGGCGGTCCCTGTCCGTGCCCCGGGTGGATCTGGTGGCCCTGGCTTCGCTCACCTTCGAAGCCCCCCGCGAAGACGATTTCCCCTGCCTGGGCCTGGCCCGGCAGGCCCTGGCCGGCGGTCCCAGCCACACCGTGGCCCTCAATGCCGCCAACGAGGTGGCCGTGGATCTTTTCCTCAAAGGCCGCCTGCGCTTCATGGACATCCCGGCGGCCATCGCCGAGGCCTTAAGCGCCCATGCCGGCCAGCCCCTGGCCGATGCCGCCGCCGTCATGGACCTCGATGTCCAGGTGCGCCGGGAGGTCACGGACTGGGCCAGGACGCGGCAATAA
- a CDS encoding phosphatidate cytidylyltransferase, whose translation MQAISQKKRLLTAAVGLPVLAAAVLCGGWPLAGLIAIASILGMREFFAMADRPGPVLEALGYLLGALCVAALAVGQWPAVVGLLAGALWIEQFDFLRRFAARQEPSPPQGRLAAAMLYVPVTLGLMTLFSPLETAFVLAVVMAADTGAYYGGHLVGGAKVWPAVSPGKTWAGSVSGVAAGAVVAAVFAAATPAPFVPLALAGAVLAAVSQFGDFFESALKRVAGVKDSGTILPGHGGLLDRVDGLLPAILLYAAGRSLLGLV comes from the coding sequence ATGCAAGCCATATCGCAAAAAAAACGACTTCTCACCGCCGCCGTGGGCCTGCCTGTGCTGGCTGCGGCCGTCCTTTGCGGCGGCTGGCCCCTGGCCGGGCTCATCGCGATTGCCTCTATCCTTGGCATGCGGGAGTTTTTCGCCATGGCCGACCGGCCCGGCCCGGTCCTTGAAGCCCTCGGGTATCTCCTGGGCGCGCTTTGCGTGGCCGCCCTGGCTGTGGGCCAGTGGCCGGCCGTGGTCGGCCTGCTGGCCGGGGCGCTTTGGATCGAGCAATTCGATTTTCTGCGGCGTTTCGCGGCTCGCCAGGAACCCTCCCCGCCGCAGGGCCGGCTTGCGGCCGCCATGCTGTACGTGCCCGTGACCCTGGGCCTTATGACCCTGTTTTCGCCCCTGGAAACGGCTTTTGTCCTGGCCGTGGTCATGGCCGCCGACACCGGGGCCTACTACGGCGGCCATCTCGTGGGCGGGGCCAAGGTCTGGCCGGCGGTCAGCCCGGGCAAGACCTGGGCCGGCTCGGTGAGCGGGGTGGCGGCCGGGGCTGTCGTTGCCGCCGTGTTCGCCGCCGCAACCCCTGCCCCCTTCGTCCCCCTGGCCCTGGCCGGCGCGGTGCTGGCTGCGGTTTCGCAGTTCGGCGATTTCTTCGAGTCTGCCCTCAAACGGGTTGCCGGGGTCAAGGATTCCGGCACGATCCTGCCCGGCCACGGCGGCCTGCTCGACCGCGTGGACGGATTGCTGCCCGCCATCCTGCTCTACGCCGCCGGCCGGTCCCTGCTCGGGCTGGTCTAA
- the dsrP gene encoding sulfate reduction electron transfer complex DsrMKJOP subunit DsrP gives MLEKALKGSPRYWGTLTALGMVMLLGLGFWLYQLTFGMKITGLNRDVSWGFYIAQFTYLVGVAASAVMLVLPYYFHHYKEFSKMIILGEFLAIAAVVMCLGFIVVDIGQPQRMLNVLLNPTPHSVLFWDMVVLNGYLFLNIIVGWTSLQYFKNDMTPPKWVKILAIVSVIWAFSIHTVTAFLYAGLPGRHYFLTAIMAARFLASAFCSGPAILLLLVLFLRRLTGFDPGQKAINRLAVIITYAMCVNIFFFLLEVFTSFYSNMPGHMAPLIYLFNGIDGHTMMVPFMWTAVVLGLGCLLFLIPTPVRQKTPALVTGLIMLVIASWIDKGLGLLIGGFTPNPFEEVTVYSPTIPEIMISLMIFSLGGIVLTVLWKIAIEVRVEVEGGNLSMVPPPAAE, from the coding sequence ATGCTGGAAAAAGCACTCAAAGGAAGTCCCCGTTATTGGGGCACGCTGACCGCCCTGGGCATGGTCATGCTGTTGGGGCTGGGGTTCTGGCTCTACCAGTTGACCTTCGGCATGAAGATCACAGGGCTTAACCGCGACGTGTCCTGGGGCTTTTACATCGCCCAGTTCACGTATCTGGTCGGCGTGGCCGCCTCGGCCGTCATGCTGGTCCTGCCCTACTACTTCCACCATTACAAAGAATTCTCCAAGATGATCATCCTGGGAGAGTTCCTGGCCATCGCCGCCGTCGTAATGTGCCTGGGTTTCATCGTCGTCGACATTGGTCAGCCGCAACGCATGCTCAACGTGCTGTTAAACCCCACGCCGCACTCGGTCTTGTTCTGGGATATGGTGGTCTTAAACGGCTATCTGTTCCTGAACATCATCGTCGGCTGGACCAGCCTCCAGTACTTCAAAAACGACATGACCCCGCCCAAGTGGGTCAAGATCCTGGCCATCGTGTCGGTCATCTGGGCCTTCTCGATCCACACCGTCACGGCCTTTCTGTACGCCGGCCTGCCCGGACGCCACTATTTCCTGACAGCCATCATGGCTGCCCGGTTCCTGGCCTCCGCGTTCTGCTCCGGTCCGGCCATCCTGCTCTTGCTGGTGCTGTTTTTGCGTCGCCTGACCGGGTTTGACCCGGGCCAGAAGGCCATCAACCGCCTGGCCGTCATCATCACCTACGCCATGTGCGTGAACATCTTCTTCTTCCTGCTTGAAGTGTTCACCTCGTTCTACAGCAACATGCCCGGGCATATGGCCCCGCTGATCTACCTGTTTAACGGCATCGACGGCCACACCATGATGGTGCCCTTCATGTGGACCGCCGTGGTCCTCGGGCTTGGCTGCCTGCTGTTCCTCATTCCGACGCCGGTGCGCCAGAAGACCCCGGCCCTGGTCACGGGCCTGATCATGCTGGTCATCGCCTCCTGGATCGACAAGGGCCTTGGCCTGTTGATCGGTGGGTTCACGCCCAACCCGTTTGAGGAAGTTACCGTCTACTCGCCCACGATCCCGGAAATCATGATCTCGCTTATGATCTTCTCCCTGGGCGGCATCGTGCTGACCGTGTTGTGGAAGATCGCCATTGAAGTGCGCGTCGAAGTCGAAGGCGGCAACCTGTCCATGGTTCCGCCCCCGGCCGCCGAATAG
- a CDS encoding response regulator produces the protein MNATVLRLLLVDDEAGFTEVLAKRLRRRGLDVTVAQSGSEAMEAVAQGSFDAAVVDFKMADMDGLALLKWLKSQMPGLPVFMLTGHGSGEAAREGLAAGAADYLIKPCDLHELLAKIAAATGREIAS, from the coding sequence ATGAACGCCACGGTCTTGCGCTTGCTGCTGGTTGACGACGAAGCGGGCTTTACCGAAGTGCTGGCCAAACGGCTGCGCCGCCGGGGCCTGGACGTCACCGTGGCCCAAAGCGGCAGCGAAGCCATGGAGGCCGTGGCCCAGGGCAGTTTTGACGCCGCAGTGGTAGATTTCAAGATGGCCGACATGGACGGGCTTGCCCTGCTCAAATGGCTCAAAAGCCAGATGCCGGGCCTGCCGGTCTTCATGTTGACCGGTCATGGCTCCGGGGAGGCGGCCCGGGAGGGCCTGGCGGCCGGAGCCGCCGACTACCTCATCAAACCCTGTGATTTACACGAACTGCTGGCCAAAATCGCTGCCGCGACCGGCCGGGAGATTGCCTCATGA
- a CDS encoding sensor histidine kinase: MRARPPKQPPALAWTLGFVAASLLPLAACLAALDPQARTAGVLVAAFLGLLTAVAGATFLVRRMEQRLSVAEQEGRLLRRQILTLGKLAAIGEMAAGVAHEINNPVAIMMEEAGLVLDILEDDAPASPDDQAEIRRALNQIRIQGARCKDITHMLLPMARKTDDAPTAIDLSALAGEMAALSQRRASHVQVRLVTDLATDVPPVSGSAARVQQVLLNLINNALDAMTPGGGELTITTRRVGHGGELLVSDTGHGIPETVIDRVFEPFFTTKARGKGTGLGLSISAGIVRELGGDISVRSVPGQGTTFRVALPAFADRPTPAPADAALPETA; this comes from the coding sequence TTGAGGGCCAGGCCGCCCAAACAGCCGCCGGCCCTGGCCTGGACGCTGGGTTTTGTGGCCGCCTCGCTCCTGCCGCTGGCCGCCTGTCTGGCCGCCCTGGACCCGCAGGCCCGCACGGCCGGCGTCCTGGTTGCCGCGTTCCTGGGCCTCCTGACCGCTGTGGCCGGGGCGACGTTTCTGGTCCGGCGCATGGAGCAGCGCCTGTCTGTAGCCGAGCAGGAAGGCCGGTTGCTGCGCCGCCAGATTTTAACCCTCGGCAAACTGGCCGCCATCGGCGAAATGGCCGCTGGCGTGGCCCATGAGATCAACAACCCCGTGGCCATCATGATGGAGGAGGCGGGGCTTGTTTTGGACATCCTGGAAGACGACGCGCCCGCAAGCCCGGACGATCAGGCCGAAATCCGCCGCGCCCTGAACCAGATCCGGATCCAGGGGGCGCGGTGCAAAGACATTACCCACATGCTCCTGCCCATGGCCCGCAAGACCGACGACGCCCCGACAGCCATCGATCTCAGCGCCCTGGCCGGCGAAATGGCCGCCTTGTCGCAGCGGCGCGCCAGCCACGTCCAGGTGCGCCTTGTGACCGATCTGGCCACGGACGTACCGCCCGTGTCCGGTTCGGCGGCCCGGGTGCAGCAGGTTCTTTTAAATCTCATCAACAATGCCCTGGACGCCATGACCCCGGGCGGCGGCGAGCTGACCATCACCACCCGGCGCGTTGGCCATGGGGGCGAATTGCTCGTGTCCGACACCGGCCACGGCATCCCCGAAACGGTCATCGACCGGGTGTTTGAACCCTTTTTCACCACCAAGGCCCGCGGCAAAGGCACCGGACTTGGCCTGTCCATCAGCGCCGGCATCGTCCGTGAGCTTGGCGGCGACATCTCGGTGCGCTCCGTCCCAGGACAAGGCACGACCTTTCGCGTCGCGCTGCCGGCCTTTGCCGACCGGCCAACCCCGGCCCCTGCCGACGCTGCCCTGCCGGAGACTGCATGA
- a CDS encoding class I SAM-dependent methyltransferase: protein MTIGKGAPPVDDDTARFDARAAAWDANPFRFKLARDIAQAMTAAGIFRQPIACALDFGCGTGLLTLELAERAGQVTGLDTSDGMLAELSAKIERAGLGNVGVLKADLAAGDPLPGNYDLVASAMALHHVPKPEPVLKRLFAALAPGGALALADLDSEGGFFHDDNAGVYHHGFDRIDLADMLAGIGFTGIDAATAAAIEKPGKNGAPKAFTVFLMTARKPV, encoded by the coding sequence ATGACCATAGGAAAAGGAGCGCCGCCTGTGGATGACGACACCGCCCGTTTCGACGCCCGGGCTGCGGCCTGGGACGCCAATCCCTTTCGTTTCAAACTGGCCCGGGACATTGCCCAGGCCATGACCGCTGCCGGGATCTTCCGCCAGCCCATCGCCTGCGCCCTGGATTTCGGCTGCGGCACCGGGCTTTTGACCTTGGAACTGGCCGAGCGGGCCGGACAGGTCACGGGCTTGGACACCTCGGACGGCATGTTGGCCGAGCTGTCGGCCAAGATCGAACGGGCTGGCCTTGGCAATGTCGGCGTTCTCAAAGCCGATCTGGCGGCCGGCGATCCCCTGCCCGGCAACTACGACCTTGTGGCCAGCGCCATGGCCCTGCACCACGTGCCCAAGCCCGAGCCGGTGCTCAAACGCCTGTTTGCCGCGCTGGCCCCGGGCGGCGCCCTGGCCCTGGCCGACCTTGACAGCGAGGGCGGGTTTTTTCACGACGACAACGCCGGGGTCTACCACCACGGCTTCGACCGCATTGATCTGGCCGACATGCTGGCCGGCATCGGCTTTACCGGCATCGACGCCGCCACGGCCGCCGCCATCGAAAAGCCCGGCAAAAACGGCGCACCCAAGGCGTTTACCGTCTTTTTGATGACCGCCCGCAAGCCGGTCTGA
- a CDS encoding VOC family protein, whose translation MHYTGINHLAMATADMDATIRFWRDLLGMRLVAGLGRPGYRHYFLEISPTDMLAFFEWPQVEPIPPKDHGVPVKGPLAFDHVSIGVRDRDDLWDIKDRLEAAGFWVSELIDHGFIFSVYSFDPNNIAIEFSCPVPGVDISGHPIMADRHPSAVTREGSEPQPGKWPAHTPTPFAERRIYPGEGRELVLVEDE comes from the coding sequence ATGCACTACACCGGCATCAATCACCTGGCCATGGCCACGGCCGACATGGACGCCACCATCCGCTTTTGGCGGGATCTTCTGGGGATGCGTCTGGTGGCCGGTCTTGGCCGGCCCGGGTACCGGCACTATTTCCTGGAAATCTCCCCGACGGACATGCTGGCGTTTTTCGAGTGGCCCCAGGTCGAACCGATCCCGCCCAAGGACCACGGCGTCCCGGTGAAGGGCCCTCTGGCCTTTGACCACGTCTCCATCGGCGTGCGCGACCGGGACGATCTGTGGGACATCAAGGACCGCCTGGAAGCAGCCGGCTTCTGGGTGTCGGAGCTGATCGACCACGGGTTTATCTTTTCGGTCTACTCGTTTGATCCCAACAACATCGCCATTGAGTTCAGTTGTCCGGTCCCCGGGGTGGACATCAGCGGCCATCCCATCATGGCCGACCGCCACCCCTCGGCCGTGACCCGCGAGGGCTCTGAGCCCCAGCCCGGCAAATGGCCGGCCCACACGCCAACACCCTTTGCCGAACGCCGCATTTACCCCGGCGAGGGCCGGGAGCTGGTCCTGGTCGAAGACGAGTAG
- the dapF gene encoding diaminopimelate epimerase, translating to MDIEAVCGKSVPFFKMQGCGNDFVFVDNRALEIDPAAMPELVIPVCRKAFGVGADGMIFFDHAPADSGLAYIWHFFNADGSRAEMCGNGSRCAARLAWMLGIAPASHVFGTDAGPIEAEVDVDSNQVTVQLTPPKDLRLNMEIEIDRRPFHLHSVNTGVPHVVAVMDHIEMVEVWKLGRAIRQHPAFAPAGTNVNFIASEEHGSLSLRTYERGVEDETYACGTGAVASAIIARELGMTGEETEITTTGGEVLGVILRDGKTYLRGAAELVFQGEFYPQSLGIDTE from the coding sequence ATGGATATCGAGGCTGTTTGCGGCAAATCCGTTCCGTTTTTCAAGATGCAGGGCTGCGGCAATGATTTCGTGTTTGTGGACAACCGCGCGCTGGAGATCGATCCGGCGGCCATGCCCGAGCTCGTCATCCCGGTGTGTCGCAAAGCCTTTGGCGTCGGAGCCGACGGCATGATCTTTTTCGACCACGCTCCGGCCGATTCCGGACTGGCCTACATCTGGCATTTTTTCAATGCCGACGGCTCCCGGGCCGAGATGTGCGGCAACGGCTCGCGCTGCGCCGCCCGGCTCGCCTGGATGCTCGGCATCGCCCCGGCCAGCCATGTGTTCGGCACCGATGCCGGTCCCATCGAGGCCGAAGTCGACGTGGATTCCAATCAGGTGACGGTGCAGCTGACCCCGCCCAAGGATCTGCGCCTCAACATGGAAATCGAGATCGACCGCCGGCCCTTTCACCTGCACTCGGTCAACACCGGCGTGCCCCACGTGGTCGCCGTCATGGATCATATCGAGATGGTCGAAGTCTGGAAGCTCGGCCGGGCCATCCGCCAGCATCCGGCCTTTGCCCCGGCCGGGACCAACGTCAATTTCATTGCCTCGGAAGAACACGGCAGCCTGTCGCTTCGCACCTACGAGCGCGGCGTGGAAGACGAGACCTATGCCTGCGGCACCGGGGCCGTGGCCTCGGCCATCATTGCCCGGGAACTGGGCATGACCGGCGAGGAGACGGAAATCACCACCACCGGCGGCGAAGTGCTCGGCGTCATCCTGCGCGACGGCAAGACCTATCTGCGCGGCGCGGCGGAACTGGTCTTTCAGGGCGAGTTTTACCCGCAAAGTCTGGGGATCGATACCGAATGA
- a CDS encoding OmpA/MotB family protein has product MRGRMLKVLMVILVLLPVGLTAYLANSLYHRKGVPEALENLTRQLFQSKVEERKAETRAKDLERKTEELQTAYDALVADLRGEVDSRDIRVRQFREKLEINFVDKILFASGSAEIMPKGRDILSRVGTVLAKVKGKSIYVVGHTDNMPIHSALYPSNWELSAARAASVIRHLSETSGLVPERFTAMGRAFYQPVASNATPEGRQENRRVDIIVADVPLLAGETGSQSLRGTVSGGGQQPGGAGEGGDSELLRETTPPAGPAPTAPQTLGTEPAGSAPAKTGTSDGGGKTGEPTPASPAGSEPAPSPAAAPAPPSTEVPAGLESQPADSGPNDAQPAPAGSERPAEGQSGQPALPPPLPDAPAGAGGTAAGS; this is encoded by the coding sequence ATGCGTGGACGGATGCTCAAAGTGCTCATGGTGATCCTGGTTCTGCTCCCGGTGGGGTTGACCGCCTATCTGGCCAATTCCCTGTACCACCGCAAGGGGGTTCCGGAAGCCCTCGAAAATCTTACCAGACAGTTGTTTCAATCCAAGGTGGAAGAGCGCAAGGCCGAAACCAGGGCCAAGGACCTCGAACGCAAGACCGAGGAATTGCAGACCGCCTACGACGCCCTGGTGGCTGATCTGCGCGGCGAGGTGGACAGCCGGGATATCCGGGTGCGCCAGTTCCGGGAAAAGCTCGAAATCAATTTTGTGGACAAGATCCTTTTCGCTTCGGGCAGCGCCGAGATCATGCCCAAGGGCCGCGATATCCTGAGTCGGGTCGGGACCGTGCTGGCCAAGGTCAAGGGCAAGAGCATCTACGTGGTCGGGCATACCGACAACATGCCCATTCATTCCGCCCTGTATCCCTCCAACTGGGAGTTGTCCGCCGCCCGGGCCGCCTCCGTGATCCGCCATCTCTCCGAGACAAGCGGGCTTGTGCCGGAACGCTTCACTGCCATGGGCCGGGCCTTTTATCAGCCTGTGGCCAGCAATGCCACGCCCGAAGGCCGGCAGGAGAACCGTCGGGTGGACATCATTGTGGCCGATGTGCCGCTTCTGGCCGGCGAGACCGGTTCCCAGTCCCTGCGCGGCACGGTGTCCGGCGGCGGGCAACAGCCGGGTGGAGCCGGGGAGGGCGGCGACTCGGAGCTTTTGCGCGAGACGACGCCGCCTGCAGGCCCGGCCCCGACCGCTCCCCAGACCCTGGGGACCGAGCCGGCCGGGAGCGCGCCAGCCAAAACCGGGACGAGCGATGGCGGAGGGAAAACAGGGGAACCGACGCCAGCTTCGCCGGCAGGCAGCGAACCGGCCCCATCGCCGGCGGCGGCCCCGGCCCCGCCATCAACCGAGGTTCCGGCTGGCCTGGAGTCACAACCGGCCGACAGTGGGCCAAACGACGCGCAGCCGGCTCCGGCCGGGTCGGAACGGCCGGCGGAAGGCCAGTCCGGTCAGCCCGCCCTGCCGCCGCCGCTGCCCGACGCCCCGGCCGGGGCCGGCGGGACGGCGGCCGGTTCCTGA